The following proteins come from a genomic window of Planctomycetota bacterium:
- a CDS encoding efflux RND transporter periplasmic adaptor subunit: MCQRRLIHTLSALLAVAILGAPARAADGPPPANVRLGVVKTMKVIEQRLVTGQIEPARRSLVAAEGAGRVTVGPGEPGTEVKAGQTVAQIDDALLKIDRDAAEAQVNEAESSIHEMEAALASVERDRKRIAQLLASDVARQKELDDAVDKESMARARLNVTNAVLAQMKAKRDRLNVQLEKTKVIAPFDAFITRKSTEVGQWVAPGDPVVELVETQRVKVKLEVPQFMIAQVPMDRPVEISFDAIDAKRSADVFSIVPDADPKARTFRVLFKLDNADGMLKPGMSASAQLPTGKVIEAMTVPRDAVRTTPTGNIVFAARGGLAIAVPVLIRFGEGDRFVVDAALNDGEQVVIEGNERLFPGQPLKVVGEKAPEAPAESAK; this comes from the coding sequence ATGTGCCAACGCCGCCTGATTCACACCCTGTCCGCCCTGCTCGCCGTTGCGATCCTCGGCGCGCCCGCACGCGCCGCCGACGGACCTCCGCCCGCCAATGTGCGCCTCGGCGTCGTCAAAACCATGAAAGTCATCGAGCAGCGACTCGTCACCGGGCAGATCGAACCGGCCCGACGATCCCTCGTCGCCGCCGAAGGCGCCGGGCGCGTGACCGTCGGCCCGGGCGAACCGGGCACCGAGGTCAAAGCCGGGCAAACCGTCGCGCAGATCGATGACGCCCTCCTGAAAATTGATCGCGACGCCGCCGAGGCCCAGGTCAATGAAGCCGAGTCGTCCATTCATGAAATGGAGGCCGCCCTTGCCTCCGTGGAGCGCGACCGCAAGCGCATCGCCCAGTTGCTCGCGTCGGATGTGGCCCGGCAGAAGGAACTCGATGACGCCGTCGACAAGGAATCGATGGCCCGCGCCCGGCTCAATGTCACCAACGCCGTGCTCGCGCAGATGAAGGCCAAGCGCGATCGGCTTAACGTGCAGCTCGAAAAGACCAAAGTCATCGCGCCCTTCGATGCGTTCATCACCCGCAAGTCCACCGAAGTCGGACAATGGGTCGCGCCGGGCGATCCGGTCGTCGAGCTGGTCGAAACCCAGCGCGTCAAGGTCAAGCTCGAAGTCCCGCAGTTCATGATCGCACAGGTCCCGATGGACAGACCCGTCGAAATCAGCTTCGACGCCATCGACGCCAAGCGCTCCGCCGACGTGTTCAGCATCGTGCCTGACGCCGACCCCAAGGCCCGCACGTTCCGCGTGCTCTTCAAGCTCGACAATGCCGACGGAATGCTCAAGCCCGGCATGAGCGCCTCGGCTCAGCTTCCCACCGGCAAGGTGATCGAAGCCATGACCGTCCCGCGCGACGCCGTGCGAACCACGCCGACGGGCAACATCGTCTTCGCCGCCCGCGGCGGACTGGCCATCGCCGTCCCCGTCCTGATCCGCTTCGGCGAAGGCGACCGCTTCGTCGTCGACGCCGCGCTCAACGACGGCGAACAGGTCGTCATCGAAGGCAACGAGCGCTTGTTCCCGGGGCAGCCGTTGAAAGTCGTCGGCGAAAAAGCTCCGGAAGCGCCGGCCGAATCTGCAAAATGA